A stretch of the Nitratifractor salsuginis DSM 16511 genome encodes the following:
- a CDS encoding RluA family pseudouridine synthase, whose product MPFVQRRFHLEEEQLAFVWLMRTFGITQGEAQRIIDRGRLLCRGETLPDKSARISGEVEVVYFEPQSRGNAPIVTTPDFYLFDKPSGVLVHPKKMTTPYSMLDEVRFHGGQHANAVHRIDKETSGLLLASRHKESERFLKGAFERKAIQKSYRAWATGRIEEPFSVDAPIILNNDYGPTKHKVFIHREGKRAYTTFLPIQYDERLDATLLECIPHTGRTHQIRIHLFHVKHPILGDPIYGPSYEIAEAYLEERLSSEQRLKYTGASRLMLHAYSLDFHYKQHWKLYSPDDFSQAKTEIALPREREFNVTNGWKVESEKPDEVLS is encoded by the coding sequence TTGCCCTTTGTCCAACGCCGTTTTCATCTCGAGGAGGAGCAGCTCGCTTTTGTCTGGCTGATGCGCACCTTCGGCATCACCCAGGGCGAAGCCCAACGGATCATCGACCGGGGTCGACTCCTCTGCCGTGGGGAAACCCTCCCGGACAAATCGGCGCGAATCAGCGGAGAGGTGGAGGTGGTCTATTTCGAACCCCAAAGCCGGGGTAATGCCCCGATAGTCACGACCCCCGATTTCTACCTCTTCGACAAACCCAGCGGCGTCCTGGTCCATCCCAAGAAAATGACCACTCCCTACTCGATGCTCGACGAGGTACGCTTCCACGGCGGGCAGCATGCCAATGCCGTCCACCGAATCGACAAAGAGACCTCCGGCCTCCTCCTGGCCAGCCGGCACAAAGAGTCCGAGCGCTTTCTCAAAGGAGCCTTCGAGCGTAAAGCGATCCAAAAGAGCTACCGCGCCTGGGCTACAGGCCGGATCGAGGAACCCTTCAGTGTCGATGCGCCGATCATCCTCAATAACGACTACGGGCCGACAAAACACAAAGTTTTTATCCACCGTGAAGGGAAACGTGCCTACACCACCTTCCTCCCCATCCAGTACGACGAGCGACTCGACGCCACCCTCCTGGAATGCATCCCCCATACCGGACGGACCCACCAGATCCGCATCCATTTGTTTCACGTGAAACATCCTATACTCGGAGACCCCATCTACGGCCCAAGCTACGAGATAGCCGAAGCCTATCTTGAAGAGCGCCTAAGCTCTGAGCAGCGCCTCAAATACACCGGAGCCAGCCGCCTGATGCTCCACGCCTACTCCCTGGACTTTCACTACAAACAGCACTGGAAACTCTACAGCCCCGACGATTTCAGCCAAGCAAAAACAGAAATCGCCCTACCCCGGGAACGGGAATTCAATGTGACAAACGGATGGAAAGTTGAGAGTGAAAAACCAGACGAGGTATTGTCATAA
- the purB gene encoding adenylosuccinate lyase: MVERYARKEMKEKWTQEARYAAWLEVEKAVVKAWNKLGLIPDEDAEKIVKNATFSVERIDEIEAETRHDLIAFTTSVAESLGEESRWFHYGMTSSDTVDTAVALQMRDSLELIIEDVKMVMESVKKRAMEHKYTLMVGRSHGIHGEPITFGLVLAVWYDELRRHLENLEQTMEVIAVGQISGAMGNFAHAPLELEEIAMKELGLKPAPVSNQVIQRDRYARLASALALLASSIEKFAVQVRHWQRTEVYEAEEYFAKGQKGSSAMPHKRNPILTENITGLARMIRAYVIPAMENVALWHERDISHSSTERFWLPDSFITSDFMLHRFNSVIANLTVMPENMLKNLNLTGGLVFSQRILLELPKAGVSREQAYKIVQRNAMKVWEALQQGKPPVNEKGESLFLQYLLADEELRSKLSEEQIREAFDYGYYTKNVDRIFERVFGENA; encoded by the coding sequence ATGGTCGAACGCTATGCGCGTAAAGAGATGAAAGAGAAGTGGACCCAGGAGGCGCGATATGCCGCCTGGCTCGAGGTGGAAAAGGCGGTGGTCAAGGCTTGGAACAAACTGGGTCTGATCCCTGATGAGGATGCGGAAAAGATCGTAAAAAACGCCACCTTTTCCGTAGAGCGGATCGACGAGATCGAGGCGGAGACCCGGCATGACCTGATCGCCTTTACCACAAGTGTCGCCGAGAGCCTGGGAGAGGAGAGTCGCTGGTTCCACTACGGGATGACCAGTTCGGATACCGTTGATACAGCCGTAGCACTTCAGATGCGCGATTCTCTGGAGCTCATCATCGAGGATGTGAAAATGGTGATGGAGTCGGTCAAGAAGCGGGCGATGGAGCATAAATACACTCTGATGGTGGGCCGCAGCCACGGAATCCACGGGGAGCCCATCACCTTCGGTCTGGTCCTGGCTGTCTGGTATGACGAACTGCGCCGCCACCTGGAGAATCTGGAGCAGACGATGGAGGTGATCGCCGTGGGCCAGATCAGCGGGGCGATGGGGAACTTCGCCCACGCGCCTCTGGAGCTAGAAGAGATCGCGATGAAAGAGCTGGGGCTCAAGCCGGCTCCGGTGAGCAACCAGGTGATCCAGCGGGACCGCTATGCCCGCCTGGCTTCCGCTTTGGCACTGCTGGCGAGCTCCATCGAGAAGTTTGCCGTTCAGGTGCGCCATTGGCAGCGGACGGAAGTTTACGAGGCAGAAGAGTATTTCGCCAAAGGGCAGAAGGGAAGTTCTGCCATGCCCCACAAACGGAATCCGATCCTGACCGAGAACATCACGGGCCTGGCGCGGATGATCCGAGCCTATGTGATCCCCGCGATGGAGAATGTAGCCCTCTGGCACGAGCGGGATATCTCCCACAGCTCTACCGAGCGTTTCTGGCTGCCTGACAGTTTCATCACCTCCGACTTTATGCTCCATCGCTTCAACAGTGTCATTGCCAACCTGACGGTGATGCCGGAGAATATGCTCAAAAACCTCAATCTCACCGGCGGACTGGTTTTCTCCCAACGTATTCTTTTGGAGCTTCCCAAAGCGGGGGTCAGCCGGGAGCAGGCCTACAAGATCGTCCAGCGCAACGCGATGAAAGTCTGGGAAGCTTTGCAGCAGGGCAAGCCTCCTGTCAACGAGAAGGGGGAGAGCCTCTTCCTTCAATATCTCCTCGCCGACGAGGAGCTGCGCAGCAAACTGAGCGAAGAGCAGATCCGCGAAGCCTTCGACTACGGTTATTACACCAAAAATGTCGACCGCATTTTTGAACGTGTCTTTGGCGAAAATGCCTAA
- a CDS encoding ribonucleoside-diphosphate reductase subunit alpha, whose product MIKVVKRNGRVEPLDVSKIQKYTSAAVEGLDGVSQSELEVDAKLQFRDMISTEEIQLTLIKTAVDKIDIDQPNWTFVAARLFLYDIYHKVSGFTGYIHLRDYFDRGEKEGRILLGLKEKYDLDDLNDYIKPERDLQFTYLGIRTLYDRYLLKDRQGQPIELPQHLFMAVAMFLAQNEFDCQTWAKKFYDILSKFEVMAATPTLSNARTTRHQLSSCYIGSTPDNIEGIFDGYKEMALLSKFGGGIGWDWTQVRGMGSYIDGHKHAAGGIVPFLKIANDVAIAVDQLGTRKGAIAVYIEPWHIDVRDFLDLKKNSGEERRRAHDLFPALWINDLFMKRVQEDGIWTLFDPYEVKELTDLYGEEFEKRYLELEQDESITKEVVSAKQLWKEVLRSYFETGNPFLCFKDAANRANPNRHAGVIRSSNLCTEIFQNTSPNHYRMKIIFEDQSVTYFEEEEMVTVDSGVTKPAKKITALDTLDGKKIWMVEKDPVDGETAVCNLASVNLSKINTPEDIARVVPTAIRMLDNVIDLNFYPLGKVKKTNEKSRSIGLGVMGEAQMLAEAGIEWGSSEHFHKIDEVMESVSYYAIKASSDLALEKGCYPNFEGSDWSKGIFPIDKANPEACKLVDRGGLFGYTHDWEALREKVKNDGMRNGYLMAIAPTSSISILTGTTQAIEPVYKRKWYEENLSGMIPVVVPNLNPDTWAYYTPCYELDQRLLVRAGAIRQKWIDQGQSLNIFIRLDKASGRYLNDIYMEAWKFGLKSTYYLRSQSPEAVAADEGVEDRSMECVGCQ is encoded by the coding sequence ATGATCAAAGTTGTCAAGCGTAATGGAAGAGTCGAACCCCTGGACGTCTCCAAAATCCAGAAATATACCTCTGCGGCCGTCGAGGGACTCGACGGTGTCAGCCAGAGTGAGCTGGAGGTGGATGCCAAGCTCCAGTTCCGGGATATGATCAGCACCGAAGAGATTCAGCTGACCCTGATCAAAACCGCCGTTGACAAGATTGACATCGATCAGCCCAACTGGACCTTCGTGGCCGCCAGACTCTTCCTCTATGACATCTATCACAAGGTCTCCGGCTTTACAGGTTATATTCACCTCAGAGACTATTTCGACCGTGGGGAGAAGGAGGGCCGCATCCTCCTGGGGCTCAAAGAGAAATACGACCTGGACGATCTGAACGATTACATCAAGCCCGAGCGGGACCTGCAGTTTACCTATCTGGGGATCCGTACGCTTTACGACCGTTACCTTCTCAAAGACCGGCAGGGACAACCTATCGAACTGCCTCAGCATCTCTTTATGGCGGTGGCAATGTTCCTGGCCCAGAATGAATTCGACTGCCAGACCTGGGCCAAGAAGTTTTACGACATCCTGAGCAAGTTCGAAGTGATGGCCGCTACCCCCACGCTTTCCAATGCCCGGACGACCCGGCATCAGCTCAGCTCCTGCTATATCGGTTCCACTCCGGACAATATCGAAGGGATCTTCGACGGTTACAAAGAGATGGCGCTGCTGAGTAAGTTCGGCGGCGGGATCGGCTGGGACTGGACCCAGGTGCGGGGGATGGGCTCCTACATCGACGGGCACAAGCATGCCGCCGGAGGGATCGTTCCCTTCCTCAAGATCGCCAACGATGTGGCGATCGCCGTCGATCAGCTCGGAACCCGCAAGGGGGCGATCGCCGTCTATATCGAGCCCTGGCACATCGATGTGCGGGATTTCCTGGATCTGAAGAAAAACTCCGGCGAAGAGCGGCGCCGTGCCCACGATCTCTTCCCCGCCCTCTGGATCAACGATCTCTTTATGAAACGGGTTCAGGAGGATGGGATCTGGACCCTCTTCGATCCCTATGAGGTCAAGGAATTGACCGATCTTTACGGCGAGGAGTTCGAGAAGCGCTACCTGGAACTGGAACAGGATGAAAGCATCACCAAAGAGGTGGTCTCCGCCAAGCAGCTCTGGAAGGAAGTGCTGCGAAGCTATTTCGAGACCGGCAACCCCTTCCTCTGCTTCAAAGATGCCGCCAACCGGGCCAACCCCAACCGCCACGCCGGGGTCATCCGCAGCTCCAACCTCTGCACGGAGATTTTCCAGAACACATCGCCCAACCATTACCGGATGAAGATCATCTTCGAAGATCAGAGTGTCACCTATTTCGAGGAAGAGGAGATGGTGACGGTTGACAGCGGTGTCACCAAGCCCGCCAAGAAGATCACTGCTCTTGACACCCTGGATGGTAAGAAGATCTGGATGGTGGAGAAGGATCCGGTCGACGGAGAGACCGCCGTCTGTAACCTGGCTTCTGTCAATCTATCCAAAATCAATACCCCCGAAGATATCGCCCGGGTCGTCCCCACGGCGATCCGGATGCTTGATAACGTGATCGATCTGAACTTCTATCCCCTCGGCAAGGTCAAAAAGACCAACGAAAAATCCCGCTCCATCGGCCTGGGAGTGATGGGTGAGGCGCAGATGCTGGCCGAGGCGGGGATCGAATGGGGAAGCAGTGAGCATTTCCACAAGATCGATGAGGTGATGGAATCGGTCAGTTATTACGCCATCAAAGCCTCCAGCGACCTGGCCCTGGAGAAAGGGTGCTACCCCAATTTCGAAGGGTCGGACTGGTCGAAGGGGATCTTCCCCATTGACAAGGCCAATCCCGAAGCGTGTAAACTGGTGGATAGAGGAGGGCTCTTCGGCTATACCCACGATTGGGAAGCTCTGAGAGAGAAGGTCAAGAACGACGGAATGCGCAACGGCTACCTGATGGCCATCGCGCCCACCAGCTCCATCTCCATCCTCACCGGGACCACCCAGGCGATCGAGCCGGTCTACAAGCGCAAATGGTACGAAGAGAACCTCTCGGGAATGATCCCGGTGGTGGTACCCAACCTCAATCCCGATACCTGGGCCTACTATACGCCCTGCTATGAGTTGGATCAGCGGCTTCTGGTGCGTGCCGGTGCGATCCGGCAGAAATGGATCGACCAGGGGCAGAGCCTCAATATCTTTATCCGCCTCGACAAAGCCAGCGGCCGCTATCTCAACGATATCTATATGGAGGCGTGGAAATTCGGCCTCAAGTCGACCTACTATCTCCGCAGCCAGTCTCCCGAGGCGGTTGCCGCCGATGAGGGAGTCGAAGATCGCAGTATGGAGTGTGTCGGGTGCCAATAA
- a CDS encoding type II secretion system F family protein: protein MQYKYKGIDKEGRRVAGTLSANSEEEAKAWLKQEGIYLQSLRARPESEKLKALFSRQMPMGQLSDFSRELSSYLGSGMTILTALKLMESQHRDEKRYAAFLGEVRRKVDEGNSLYKALAEQNVYQLPDFFLQSLRVAGESGKVSEVLTNMGQFFSLQSRIRKQVLNALAYPLFIFVVAIGMTGFLITFVVPKITGIFEDTGQQLPAITRFVLGLSDFFTHHYLALLLGLILFLVGWKLLYRLWDPFRYAMDALMLRLPVVGTLVQNHELARFSYILSLMLDSGVSYAQAVQLAGTTFGNEALKAKFEKATQKVVEGNKLSNALHLAGGVPLKRNFLQSLALGEESSEVASVMRNVSKLYSEENEDKIKILLSLMEPLMMLLIGGIVGVIVMAMLLPIFSMSLGAKI from the coding sequence ATGCAGTATAAATACAAAGGGATTGACAAAGAAGGGCGTCGTGTCGCCGGAACGCTGAGTGCCAATTCCGAAGAGGAGGCCAAAGCCTGGCTGAAACAGGAGGGGATCTACCTCCAATCGCTTCGGGCCCGACCCGAATCGGAAAAGCTCAAAGCCCTCTTTTCCCGGCAAATGCCGATGGGACAGCTCAGTGATTTCTCCCGGGAACTCTCGAGCTATCTGGGGTCGGGGATGACGATCCTGACCGCTCTGAAGCTGATGGAGAGTCAGCACCGGGACGAAAAGCGATACGCCGCCTTTCTCGGAGAAGTTCGCCGGAAGGTCGATGAAGGGAATTCTCTCTACAAGGCACTGGCGGAGCAGAATGTCTACCAGTTGCCGGATTTTTTCCTTCAGAGCCTTCGGGTGGCGGGAGAGAGCGGCAAAGTCTCCGAAGTTTTGACCAATATGGGGCAGTTTTTCTCCCTACAGAGCCGCATACGCAAGCAGGTCCTCAACGCTCTGGCCTATCCCCTCTTTATCTTCGTCGTCGCCATAGGGATGACCGGCTTTCTCATCACCTTCGTCGTCCCGAAGATTACCGGGATCTTCGAGGATACGGGGCAGCAGCTGCCGGCGATTACCCGTTTTGTCCTGGGGCTGAGCGATTTTTTCACCCACCACTATCTCGCGCTTCTTCTCGGATTGATTCTCTTCCTGGTAGGCTGGAAGCTCCTCTACCGGCTCTGGGATCCTTTTCGCTATGCGATGGATGCATTGATGCTGCGACTCCCCGTTGTCGGTACGCTGGTTCAAAATCACGAATTAGCCCGTTTCAGCTACATCCTTTCTCTGATGCTCGATTCCGGGGTCTCCTATGCCCAGGCGGTCCAGCTCGCCGGGACGACTTTCGGCAACGAGGCGCTCAAAGCCAAGTTCGAAAAGGCGACTCAGAAGGTGGTCGAAGGGAATAAGCTCTCCAACGCTCTGCACCTCGCCGGAGGTGTCCCCCTCAAGAGAAATTTCCTCCAATCGCTGGCTTTGGGGGAAGAGTCGAGTGAAGTGGCTTCTGTCATGCGGAATGTCTCCAAGCTTTACAGCGAAGAGAACGAAGACAAGATCAAAATCCTCCTCAGCCTGATGGAGCCGCTGATGATGCTGCTGATCGGGGGAATCGTCGGGGTGATCGTGATGGCGATGCTCCTGCCCATCTTCAGTATGAGTTTGGGGGCGAAGATTTGA
- a CDS encoding TetR/AcrR family transcriptional regulator, producing MKKKQPGEKKERRRLEIITGALKLFARKGFYATTIPDIARSIGMSVGNLYNYFSSKELLAQAIIRHISAQLGAKIRVVNESDLSSREKIEKIVTIYFETAQKEPEMIDFFLRIYLSNREVFREGCEGMICVNEFVTEIMIFFDDGVARGELRNQDFFSAFGLFMGYLGGMVFLAGEAILPKPLEAYVDEISTNIYRALKAE from the coding sequence GTGAAAAAAAAGCAGCCCGGAGAGAAAAAGGAGCGGAGGCGGCTCGAGATCATCACCGGAGCGCTCAAGCTCTTTGCCCGGAAGGGGTTTTACGCGACGACCATCCCCGATATCGCCCGCTCGATCGGGATGAGTGTGGGGAACCTCTATAACTACTTCAGCTCCAAAGAGCTTCTGGCGCAGGCGATCATCCGCCATATCTCCGCGCAGCTGGGAGCCAAGATACGTGTCGTGAATGAGAGTGACCTTTCCAGCCGGGAAAAGATCGAGAAGATCGTTACGATCTATTTCGAAACGGCGCAAAAGGAGCCGGAGATGATCGACTTTTTTTTGCGAATCTACCTCTCCAATCGGGAAGTGTTCCGTGAAGGGTGCGAGGGGATGATCTGTGTCAACGAGTTTGTCACGGAGATCATGATCTTTTTCGATGACGGCGTCGCCAGGGGAGAGCTGAGGAATCAGGACTTCTTCAGTGCCTTCGGGCTCTTTATGGGGTATCTTGGAGGGATGGTCTTCCTGGCGGGTGAAGCGATCTTGCCCAAGCCGCTGGAAGCCTATGTCGATGAGATCTCCACCAATATCTACCGCGCCCTCAAGGCGGAATAG